The following nucleotide sequence is from Sulfurospirillum arsenophilum NBRC 109478.
TATTACCGACCGCCCTTATACCAGCCTTGGTGAAGTAAATGTGAGTGTCACGAAACTCAACCCATGGGGTGATGATCCAAAACAATCTGACGCTGAAGCAAAACTCAAAGAAGAAGCAGCGAAAAAAGGTGCAGATGCACTTATTTATGTTCGCTATACCAAAGTGGGCGTTTCGTACAATCGCTGGAGTGGCATCGAGGGCAAAGCTCAAGCGGTTAAGTTTACACGCTATTAAAAGCGCAATTTTGTACTATTTTTATTGACAAAGTTGCGTTATACTAAAACCATGAAATCTGCACTTTTAAACGATACTATTTTTGAGAACATCACCAACTCCAATGGTCAATTTACCAACCATTTTCATGACACCTACACCATTGGACTCACGCATGATGGTATGTTCAAGTCTATTCACGAACATAAAGCAACCCTCGCTTACCAATACTCCACGCGCGTAATTAACCCTGGCGAAGTGCATTGTGGTGATTCACATGCATGGCAATACACCAATTTTTACCCTAGCGTTGAACTTTTAAGCAGTTTGTATGAGCAAATGTATGGTGAAAAAAAGATGCCGATTTTTGAACAGCATATTATCCAAGATGAGGCATTATATAGGCTTTTGGTCTCTTTTTTTCGCAGTGTCTATGAGCATGAAGAAACACTGCCCTGCGAGTCAAAACTTATCGATGCCCTCTCGCACCTGATAGCCAACTACACGCGTTCAGCGACACCCTACCCTTTTACATGTAAAGCAAAAAATACCATGTCGATGGTGGTTGAGTATATCCATGAATATTTAGATACCGAGATTTCACTGGACGCACTTTCAAAGGCGGCGATGGTGAGCAAGTACCATTTTCTAAGACTTTTTAAAAGCCACACGGGCTTGACGCCACATCAATACATCATTGCAGAGCGTATTCATAAGGCAAAAGAGCTTGTATTGGAGGGTGAATCGCTTTCGCTTGCAG
It contains:
- a CDS encoding AraC family transcriptional regulator, whose product is MKSALLNDTIFENITNSNGQFTNHFHDTYTIGLTHDGMFKSIHEHKATLAYQYSTRVINPGEVHCGDSHAWQYTNFYPSVELLSSLYEQMYGEKKMPIFEQHIIQDEALYRLLVSFFRSVYEHEETLPCESKLIDALSHLIANYTRSATPYPFTCKAKNTMSMVVEYIHEYLDTEISLDALSKAAMVSKYHFLRLFKSHTGLTPHQYIIAERIHKAKELVLEGESLSLAGLHAGFSDQSHFIRSFRKIYGYSPKTLLQKSNFILYK